A single Phaenicophaeus curvirostris isolate KB17595 chromosome 26, BPBGC_Pcur_1.0, whole genome shotgun sequence DNA region contains:
- the LOC138731200 gene encoding collagen alpha-1(X) chain-like, with amino-acid sequence MWVLGRARGVSGCVGAVVITVGAVLGQQEQTARASGTSQAPRSWAAWSQGSGMGCSSPQRLLHVLCILSVLAGHLHFATAQWFYPLGSEDTTPDPSTSPTAPTLDGEEDGDADGEEPTRKVLLNKPPLATASRHRESLARGAAKGPGHARLRTRGQHRPTAAPRIFEGSAEEEEFLQIKTTAMVLPQQVPPTPETDPALQTRNGSSCICPVRPGPPGPKGEKGDRGYPGERGQPGLSGEKGKTGSPGQPGHQGPRGPPGPPGPPGPPGPPGTWAARSPPVPATLPRGSENELGASSPAGNPGPPGPPGMPGPPGYPGHEGPQGPPGREGQPGPPGPPGAVGPPGFPGPEGLPGSPGSAGPDGPPGTPGLPGPQGPPGAPGHKGPPGPAGPASLPGKPGLRGEPGFPGPKGEKGEHGLPGMPGSPGRTGETGAPGMPGPMGPPGPPGDYRCDSRHAGHHGSAGPPGPKGEKGDPGEPGCCYGEHGCKPGHQPFPSTGSQSGSWVPMSGYQTVSSQGAQGPQTGCGDPATRAQAALCAPCHSSPHWEHHGTCSSGWDMDGGMKGWRGGDGDHP; translated from the exons ATGTGGGTGCTGGGGCGGGCAAGGGGCGTGTCGGGCTGTGTGGGAGCCGTGGTGATAACAGTGGGAgctgtgctggggcagcaggagcagacaGCGCGGGCTAGTGGGACGAGCCAAGCCCCAcggtcctgggcagcctggtcccaAGGCAGCGGCATGGGGTGCAGCAGCCCCCAGCGCCTCCTCCACGTGCTCTGCATCCTCTCAGTCCTGGCCGGGCACCTGCACTTTGCTACAGCTCAGTGGTTTTATCCCCTGGGCTCGGAGGACACCACTCCGGATCCCAgcaccagccccacagcaccaaCCCTGGATGGGGAAGAAG ACGGAGATGCTGATGGCGAGGAGCCCACGCGGAAGGTGCTGCTGAACAAACCCCCGCTGGCAACAGCCTCCAGACACCGGGAGTCCCTCGCCAGGGGGGCAGCGAAGGGCCCGGGCCATGCCCGGCTGCGCACACGAGGCCAG CACCGACCCACAGCTGCCCCGAGGATCTTTGAGGGGAGCGCAGAGGAAGAGGAGTTCCTGCAGATCAAG ACAACAGCAATGGTGCTGCCCCAGCAGGTGCCCCCGACCCCAGAGACAGACCCTGCTCTCCAG aCCCGCAACGGCTCCAGCTGCATCTGCCCCGTGCGCCCTGGCCCCCCTGGCCCAAAG GGAGAGAAAGGTGACCGAGGGTACCCAGGAGAGAGAGGCCAACCTGGACTTTctggggagaaagggaagacCGGCAGCCCAGGACAGCCAGGTCACCAGGGTCCCCGGGGCCCTCCAGGTCCTCCAGGACCACCAGGGCCCCCGGGACCACCAGGTACCTGGGCAGCCAGAAGCCCACCTGTGCCTGCCACCCTCCCCAGGGGATCGGAGAATGAA CTGGGAGCATCCAGCCCTGCAGGGAACCCGggacccccaggtccccccGGGATGCCCGGCCCCCCTGGCTACCCAGGCCATGAAGGTCCCCAGGGCCCACCTGGGCGGGAGGGGCAGCCAGGACCCCCTGGCCCACCGGGGGCTGTGGGGCCACCTGGTTTCCCCGGGCCTGAAGGACTTCCAGGGTCTCCAGGCTCTGCAGGACCAGAtggaccccctgggacaccagGGCTCCCAGGGCCACAAGGTCCCCCCGGGGCACCTGGGCACAAAGGACCCCCTGGTCCTGCAGGACCTGCATCACTCCCTGGCAAACCGGGGCTCCGAGGGGAGCCAGGATTCCCTGGACCAAAG GGTGAGAAGGGCGAACACGGACTGCCGGGCATGCCGGGGAGCCCTGGACGGACTGGAGAGACGGGTGCCCCGGGCATGCCTGGTCccatggggccaccaggaccacCAGGGGACTACAGG TGCGACTCGCGCCACGCAGGGCACCACGGATCGGCTGGGCCACCAGGACCCAAG ggagaaaagggagaccCCGGAGAGCCG ggatgctgctaTGGGGAACACGGATGTAAACCAGGCCACCAGCCCTTCCCAAGCACCGGCAGCCAGTCTGGCTCGTGGGTGCCCATGAGCGGGTACCAAACGGTGAGTTCTCAGGGGgcccagggaccccaaactggCTGCGGGGACCCTGCTACCAGAGCCCAGGCAGCTCTGTGCGCTCCGTGCCACAGCTCGCCCCACTGGGAGCACCATGGGACTTGCAGCTCTGGCTGGGAtatggatggagggatgaagggatggagaggtggggatggagatcaTCCTTAA